One part of the Amaranthus tricolor cultivar Red isolate AtriRed21 chromosome 16, ASM2621246v1, whole genome shotgun sequence genome encodes these proteins:
- the LOC130802216 gene encoding probable receptor-like protein kinase At5g39020 isoform X2: protein MGAHDIDVFALTDGNFIPMYRDFVTLFDGSGTNKASVETRGLLSVTLTPDPTSVYDDVILNGLEIFKLSSSNGSLAAPNPTLAAPNPTFPLQRIGIGICILIALILLYKKMNSLIEKSKEIETLLKQHGSLGPKRHTYADLKRITNSFKIKLGEGGYGVVYKGKLHCGDQVAVKILKRSSNRDMDMVEFINEVASIGNTNHKNIVKLLGFCYEGSKRALIYDYMPCGSLEKFTHGGRDENNQQLSWKSLFEIAIGIARGLEYLHQGCNRRILHFDIKPQNILLDENYCPKISDFGLAKICPQKDSIISMSEARGTAGYIAPEVFFKRFGGVSYKSDVYSYGMLVLEMVGCRKNIDAKVEHSSEQYFPHWIYKQLEEVEEIDQIDTTNNNEGSVLKRKMVVVSLWCIQTNPLTRPNMTRVVEMLEGTLDLLQIPPIPSLASPLRSHEISTSLDEISLGGLFLSSI from the exons ATGGGTGCACATGATATTGATGTTTTTGCGCTAACTGATGGCAATTTCATTCCAATGTATCGAGATTTCGTTACGCTCTTTGATGGTAGTGGTACCAACAAAGCTAGTGTCGAAACCAGAGGTCTTCTTTCAGTGACACTTACTCCAGACCCTACCAGTGT GTATGACGATGTCATTCTCAATGGATTGGAGATTTTCAAGTTGAGTTCTTCAAATGGTTCTCTTGCTGCACCAAATCCTACTCTTGCTGCACCAAATCCTACTTTCCCTTTACAAA GAATTGGAATAGGCATATGCATTTTAATTGCACTAATCCTCTTGTACAAAAAAATGAACTCGCTGATCGAGAAAAGTAAAGAAATTGAAACATTGTTGAAACAACATGGATCCCTCGGTCCAAAGAGACATACTTATGCAGATTTGAAGAGAATTACAAACTCCTTCAAAATCAAGCTAGGTGAAGGAGGTTACGGTGTTGTATACAAAGGAAAACTACATTGTGGGGATCAAGTGGCAGTGAAAATTCTCAAGAGATCATCGAATCGAGATATGGATATGGTGGAATTCATCAATGAAGTTGCAAGTATCGGAAACACCAATCATAAAAACATTGTGAAACTCCTAGGCTTTTGTTACGAGGGTTCAAAACGCGCTCTTATATATGACTACATGCCTTGCGGATCTCTTGAAAAGTTCACACATGGGGGCAGAGACGAAAATAATCAACAACTCTCATGGAAAAGTTTATTTGAAATCGCGATTGGGATTGCAAGAGGGCTAGAGTACTTGCACCAAGGGTGCAACAGGAGGATATTACACTTTGACATTAAGCCCCAAAACATTCTATTAGACGAGAATTATTGCCCCAAGATATCTGATTTTGGCCTGGCTAAGATATGCCCACAAAAGGACAGCATAATATCAATGTCAGAAGCCAGAGGAACTGCAGGGTACATTGCTCCTGAGGTTTTCTTCAAGAGATTTGGAGGAGTTTCTTATAAATCAGATGTTTATAGTTACGGAATGTTGGTTTTAGAAATGGTTGGGTGTCGAAAAAATATTGATGCGAAAGTGGAACATAGTAGTGAGCAGTATTTTCCGCATTGGATTTACAAGCAACTCGAGGAAGTTGAAGAGATCGATCAAATCGACACCACAAACAACAATGAGGGATCAGTACTCAAAAGGAAGATGGTTGTAGTAAGTTTATGGTGCATACAAACCAACCCCTTGACCCGACCAAATATGACTCGAGTTGTAGAAATGCTCGAAGGAACACTCGACTTGCTGCAGATTCCTCCgattccatctcttgcttcTCCTTTGAGATCACACGAAATTTCTACCTCTCTAGACGAAATCTCATTAGGTGGACTTTTTTTATCCTCCATTTGA
- the LOC130802216 gene encoding probable receptor-like protein kinase At5g39020 isoform X1 translates to MGAHDIDVFALTDGNFIPMYRDFVTLFDGSGTNKASVETRGLLSVTLTPDPTSVYDDVILNGLEIFKLSSSNGSLAAPNPTLAAPNPTFPLQRREHGLTKIMIIVIILGIGIGICILIALILLYKKMNSLIEKSKEIETLLKQHGSLGPKRHTYADLKRITNSFKIKLGEGGYGVVYKGKLHCGDQVAVKILKRSSNRDMDMVEFINEVASIGNTNHKNIVKLLGFCYEGSKRALIYDYMPCGSLEKFTHGGRDENNQQLSWKSLFEIAIGIARGLEYLHQGCNRRILHFDIKPQNILLDENYCPKISDFGLAKICPQKDSIISMSEARGTAGYIAPEVFFKRFGGVSYKSDVYSYGMLVLEMVGCRKNIDAKVEHSSEQYFPHWIYKQLEEVEEIDQIDTTNNNEGSVLKRKMVVVSLWCIQTNPLTRPNMTRVVEMLEGTLDLLQIPPIPSLASPLRSHEISTSLDEISLGGLFLSSI, encoded by the exons ATGGGTGCACATGATATTGATGTTTTTGCGCTAACTGATGGCAATTTCATTCCAATGTATCGAGATTTCGTTACGCTCTTTGATGGTAGTGGTACCAACAAAGCTAGTGTCGAAACCAGAGGTCTTCTTTCAGTGACACTTACTCCAGACCCTACCAGTGT GTATGACGATGTCATTCTCAATGGATTGGAGATTTTCAAGTTGAGTTCTTCAAATGGTTCTCTTGCTGCACCAAATCCTACTCTTGCTGCACCAAATCCTACTTTCCCTTTACAAA GACGTGAACATGGTCTAACCAAAATCATGATCATCGTCATCATACTTG GAATTGGAATAGGCATATGCATTTTAATTGCACTAATCCTCTTGTACAAAAAAATGAACTCGCTGATCGAGAAAAGTAAAGAAATTGAAACATTGTTGAAACAACATGGATCCCTCGGTCCAAAGAGACATACTTATGCAGATTTGAAGAGAATTACAAACTCCTTCAAAATCAAGCTAGGTGAAGGAGGTTACGGTGTTGTATACAAAGGAAAACTACATTGTGGGGATCAAGTGGCAGTGAAAATTCTCAAGAGATCATCGAATCGAGATATGGATATGGTGGAATTCATCAATGAAGTTGCAAGTATCGGAAACACCAATCATAAAAACATTGTGAAACTCCTAGGCTTTTGTTACGAGGGTTCAAAACGCGCTCTTATATATGACTACATGCCTTGCGGATCTCTTGAAAAGTTCACACATGGGGGCAGAGACGAAAATAATCAACAACTCTCATGGAAAAGTTTATTTGAAATCGCGATTGGGATTGCAAGAGGGCTAGAGTACTTGCACCAAGGGTGCAACAGGAGGATATTACACTTTGACATTAAGCCCCAAAACATTCTATTAGACGAGAATTATTGCCCCAAGATATCTGATTTTGGCCTGGCTAAGATATGCCCACAAAAGGACAGCATAATATCAATGTCAGAAGCCAGAGGAACTGCAGGGTACATTGCTCCTGAGGTTTTCTTCAAGAGATTTGGAGGAGTTTCTTATAAATCAGATGTTTATAGTTACGGAATGTTGGTTTTAGAAATGGTTGGGTGTCGAAAAAATATTGATGCGAAAGTGGAACATAGTAGTGAGCAGTATTTTCCGCATTGGATTTACAAGCAACTCGAGGAAGTTGAAGAGATCGATCAAATCGACACCACAAACAACAATGAGGGATCAGTACTCAAAAGGAAGATGGTTGTAGTAAGTTTATGGTGCATACAAACCAACCCCTTGACCCGACCAAATATGACTCGAGTTGTAGAAATGCTCGAAGGAACACTCGACTTGCTGCAGATTCCTCCgattccatctcttgcttcTCCTTTGAGATCACACGAAATTTCTACCTCTCTAGACGAAATCTCATTAGGTGGACTTTTTTTATCCTCCATTTGA